The genome window CTCCCAAGATCCGCGTCAGCTTCCGCGTGGGCCAGAAGGTGCGCATCATTGACGGCCCCTTCACCGATTTCGTCGGCACGGTGGACGAGGTGGATGAGAGCAAGGGCAAGGTCAAAGTACTGGTCTCGTTCTTTGGGCGGGAGACCCCCATTGAGCTGGACTTCCTGCAGGTAGAGAAGGTCTAACCGCACGCGGTTGACATCGATGTCTCTTTGAGAGCACGGAGAGCGAACATGGCGAAGAAAGTCAAAGCAATTGTGAAACTGCAGATTCCCGCCGGCAAGGCCAACCCGGCACCCCCTGTAGGCCCGGCCCTCGGCCAACATGGGGTCAACATCATGGCCTTCTGCAAGGAATACAATGCCCGCACCGCCTCCATGGCGGGAAGCATTGTGCCGGTGGAAATCACCATCTATCAGGATAACTCGTTTACCTTTGTGCTGAAGACCGCACCGACGGCCGACCTTCTGCGCAAAGCCGCCGGCATCGAGAAAGGCTCCGGCCAGCCCAATCGGGTCAAGGTCGGCAAGGTCACGCGCGCCCAGATCCGCGAGATCGCCGAGATCAAGATGCGCGACCTGAACACCACGGACCTGGAAGCGGCCATGCGCATGGTGGAAGGCACGGCGCGCAGTATGGGCATCACTATCGTTGACTGACAAGCACAGCCATGTGCCGGCGTCCGCGGGATGCCGGCTGTGGGAGGGGAGCAGTCCCCGCCAATACCACTGTGGAGGAAGCATACATGCCAAAGCACGGGAAAAAGTATCTCGAAGCCGCCAAACTGGTAGATCGTCAGAAAGAGTATTCGCCGCGCGAAGCGCTGGAGCTGGTGAAGAAGACCCACTACGCCAATTTTGACGGCACCGTGGAACTTCACCTGCGCACCGGCCTTGACCCGCGCCATGCCGATCAGCAGATTCGCGGTGTGGTCCTTCTGCCGCGCGGCCTGGGAAAGCAGGTGCGCGTGCTGGTCTTCGCCGAAGGCGAGGCCGCCCGCATCGCCCAGGAAGCCGGCGCCGATTACGTCGGCACCGACGAGTACATTGAGAAAATTCAAAACGGCTGGCTGGATTTTGATGTGGCCGTGGCGGTCCCGCAGGTCATGGGCAAGGTCGGCCGGCTGGGTAAAATCCTCGGCCCGCGCGGCCTCATGCCCAGCCCGAAGGCCGGCACCATCGTCCCGCAGGAGGACCTGCCCCGGGTGCTCAACGAACTGCGCCTGGGCCGCGTCGAATACCGCGTGGACAAGACGGCCAACATCCATGTTCCCATCGGCAAGGTCTCGTTCCCAGTGGAGCATTTGCTGGACAATATGGCCGCAGTCATGGACGCCATCGTGCGCGCCAAGCCGGCCAGTGTCAAAGGGCAGTATATCCGTCGGGTGACCGTTGCCAGCAGTATGGGGCCTGGCATCAAAGTGAACGTCAACGAAGCCATGGCCTTGAAGCCGTCGCTGTAAGGTTGCGTTTCTGACAACCGCATATTTCCTGCCGTACCGCAGACAGCAGGTGCATACGCTGAAACCCATGGGGGCCTGCCGAGGTAGGGCCGAGCATATATCATCGTGAGATGAACCCTCGCGCCTTTGCCGCGGCATGTCCCGGCAAAGGCGTTTTTGTTGGGGGCCGGCGGGAGCGAGCCAGCAGTTCACCCCACGCTCGTGGGCACGTAACGATAGGAACGGATGAAACTGAAAGGAGGTGATAGCCCTTGCCGCTAACACGTGAGAAGAAAGAGCAGATGGTGGCGGAGTATGTCCGCCTGTTTTCCAACAGCCAGGCGCTGGTCGTGGTGGACTACCGCGGTCTGCCGATGAAGGTCATCAACAAACTGCGCGCTGACATCCGGCCGGCCGGCAGTAAGTTCATGGTGGTCAAGAACACCCTGGCGCGCATCGCTCTCCAGCAGGCCGGCTTGGCTGTCCCGCAGGACCTGCTGAAAGGGACGACC of Anaerolineae bacterium contains these proteins:
- a CDS encoding transcription termination/antitermination protein NusG yields the protein SWYVVRNTPGVTGFVGTGNKPTPLSQEEVDRILKRIQAQAPKIRVSFRVGQKVRIIDGPFTDFVGTVDEVDESKGKVKVLVSFFGRETPIELDFLQVEKV
- the rplK gene encoding 50S ribosomal protein L11 — translated: MAKKVKAIVKLQIPAGKANPAPPVGPALGQHGVNIMAFCKEYNARTASMAGSIVPVEITIYQDNSFTFVLKTAPTADLLRKAAGIEKGSGQPNRVKVGKVTRAQIREIAEIKMRDLNTTDLEAAMRMVEGTARSMGITIVD
- the rplA gene encoding 50S ribosomal protein L1, producing the protein MPKHGKKYLEAAKLVDRQKEYSPREALELVKKTHYANFDGTVELHLRTGLDPRHADQQIRGVVLLPRGLGKQVRVLVFAEGEAARIAQEAGADYVGTDEYIEKIQNGWLDFDVAVAVPQVMGKVGRLGKILGPRGLMPSPKAGTIVPQEDLPRVLNELRLGRVEYRVDKTANIHVPIGKVSFPVEHLLDNMAAVMDAIVRAKPASVKGQYIRRVTVASSMGPGIKVNVNEAMALKPSL